The stretch of DNA CATCTGAGATAAAAATCAAAGGGAAGAAGAAATCATTCCATGCAGAAATGAAGTTAATAATCATGACTGTCCCTAAGGCAGGACGCATTAATGGCAATACAACATTCCATAGAATACGAAGGTCACTTGCTCCATCAATCCGAGCCGCTTCTTCCAGCTCAGCTGGCATTGTTCGGAAGAAGCCTGTCAGGATTAAGATGGATAGAGGTATCCCTTGAGCTGTATACATCATAATCAAAGACCATAAGGAATTTGTTAAGCCAAGATCCTTCATTAATAAAAACAGGGGAACAATTCCTAGCTTGATAGGGATCATCATCCCCATTAAGAAAAAGAAGAACATAATATTATTCCACCAAAATGTATACCTAGCAATATAAAAAGCAGCTAATGATGTCGTGATCAGAATAAGCAAAACAGAAACAACACTTACAAACACACTATTATAGAAATAAGTCATAAATGGAATTTGATCCAAAAGGTTACGATACGTATCCAAGCTAAAGCTTTTTGGAAACGCGAGTGGACTCATAAATATTTCAGCACTCGGTTTAAAAGAGGAAAGAATCATTAGTATAATAGGATACAGACTAATAGAGGCAAATAAAAAGGCAATAATATAGTATATAGGTCTGGTCCAGATCGTATGTTTCACCTTATTTCCCCCTTACATCTCTATCTCTTTTTTCTTCATCATTTTCAATAAAATAGCCGTAAATGTTGATATAAAGATAAATAATACAACCGCTAAAGCAGACCCAAGTCCGATTGCCGTGGAATCTCCAGAGGATCCTCCAAAGGCAAGTCTATAGAAATAGACTGCTAGTGTATCCGTTGAACGATAAGGCTCCCCCTGTGATCCTTGCATCGCATAAACCAATTCAAAGGCTTCAAATGATTGAATAAATGTTAGCACGGTGATAATCATGATGGATGGAACCATTAGAGGCAGCAAGATTTTTGTTAACATCTTAAGGCCATTCGCCCCGTCTAATCTTGCGGCTTCGATCAATTCTTTCGGAATCGATTGAAAGCCAGCGAGAAAAATTAATACAGAAAAGCCAAGCCCAAACCAACAATTCACCAATATAATAGCCATAAGTGCAGTCTTTGGATTCCCCAGCCATGCTTCTTGAAGAGACTCTAGCCCAAATTTTCCTAAAAGCACATTTAAAGCTCCAAAGTTGGGATTAAAGATAAGCTTCCATAAAAATCCTACTACAATAACAGACAACAGTCTTGGCAGGAAATAAGCGATCTTAAAAAACTCTGCTCCTCGAATTTTTTGATAAATAATGAATGCAAGGAGGAAGGCTAATCCATTCTGAACCACCATTTGCACAACAAAGTACAAAACATTATGCGAAAAGGCCTTCCAAAACATGCTGCTGAATGGTTCGAGGGTAAAAAGATCTTTATAATTATCAAACCCGATAAAGGCCCCTCTTTTTATTCCCTTCCAATCAAAAAAACTGTAGGAAAGGGCCGCAAGTAAAGGATAAACAATAAATAAACCATATATTACGAGGGCGGGAATAGGGAAAAGATGGATATTCCATCTTTTCCACTTCCTTTGCTTAATCTGCTTTATCGTTTCTGTGTTTAACTCTGTCTGCATATTCACCGCCACCTTACTTTTTATTGAAACGGCTTAAACCAAGTTTCTGCATTTTCTTGAACCTTCCCTGCAACTCCTTCTGGTGTTTGCTGGCCAAGGTACATGCCTTGGAGCTCAAGTTCTAATGTTGCCTTAGAAGTAGGGTTTCCTCCAGCAAAATAGACAACCATCATATACGGAGTAGAAATCTTAGTAACAGCTTCACTTAAACTATTGACTAATTCGTCGTCTGATTTAACTTCAGGATTCGCACTAATCATTTTAAATTCTTTTGTAAATAGTTCGCCAAATTCCTTTGTCGTTAAAAATTGGAGGAATTTCTTTGCTTCCTCTTTATGCTTGGAATTTGCGTTTACCGCAAATGATCCATCTGCCCAAGCCGTAATCGTTGCATCTTTTCCAACTGCAGAAGGCATTGGGAAAAAGCCAAGCTCTAAATCAGGGTTCATTTTCCGCAATACTTCAATTTCCCAGCTTCCCATTGGGAACATCGCTGCTTTACCAGTAAAGAATAATGTACGGATATCTTCCATCCCAAGTCCTTCATAGTTATCAGGGAAGTATGCTTTTAGCTCATCCATCGCTTTAATAGAGTTAACGAATTCAGCACTCTTAAAGTCTGTCTCACCATTTGTGATTTTCTCTACGAAGTCATTTCCGCCATAATGTGCAGGTCCGATAATTCCGTGTGCAGCTGATAATAACCAGCCTTCTTTCGTTCCTAATGCAATTGGGATAATGCCTTCTTTTTTAATTTTTTCATTTAATGCGATGAATTCATCCCATGTTTTTGGCACTTCTAAGCCTAAACCACTAAAAATCTTTTTATTATAGAACATTTGAGTCGTACTCATATTTAAAGGGACGCCATATTGCTTTCCATCTGATCCTTTTGAAGCTGCTAGAGCTGTTTCAGGAAATGCATCTAAGCCCTCTAATCCATCTAATGGCTCAATATAGCCTGCATCTGCTAATGCAATACCAGGTGCATATGGACGCAGATGGAAAATATCTGGACCTTCACCACTTTGTAGCGCTGTGTTTAGAATCGTGTTATATTCTGTGTTTTTCGAAGGCTTGAATTCAACCTTAATGTCTGGATATTGCTTATTAAATGCCTCGATTACCTTAGCATAGCCAGCTGTATCCTCTGTTCTCCAGCTTCCAATGGATAAAGTTACTTTTTCCTTTGTTCCTTCATCTGTTTTTTCTGGTTTCTCAGAGCTGCCAGTATCTTTAGAGCATGCTGAAGCAAAAATTAATAGAAAAGAAAATAAACCAAACAACCAAATTTTTCTCGCTTTTTTCATAACAATTAACCTCCTTTAAAAAATTTTATATATATTTACCTCCACAAAGTGAAGACCAACTATCAGCAACGATCACCCATGGATGATAGTTGAGCTTATATCACGCCTACTGTAAATGTAGTTTCCAAATTAGCTAGGATCACTCTACAGTGGATTTGCGATATACGCGGAGTAAATGAACGAATGAAGCTGCTTTCTAATCTTTTTTATCGCTGTTTCCCTGCCGAAATGCACTGCATTTGTCAGAAATACGACGGCTAACTTTTCCGATGGGCTCATCCATACACTTGTGCCTGTAAACCCTGTGTGCCCAAAGGATCCAATTGGCCAAAGCTCCCCGATTGAGAGTGAATCTCCAGCTCCACTCCACACCTCAAAGCCGAGACCCCGATTATTTTGTCTATGTGTAGCGGCTTCTCTTAAAAAGTCTTGCGGAATTAAATCCTGCTCTACTGGATAAAGCCATTTGGATGCAAATATAGCCACATCTTTAGCAGTAGAGAATACTCCTGCACTTCCACTCACCCCACTCAGCTGAAAAGCCTTTTCATCATGGACATCCCCTTGAATGTAGTAATCTTTATACCATTCTGTCGATGCAGCTAGCTGCTTTTTTTCATCAGGTAATAGAAAAGTAGTATCGTATAAACCCCATGGCTCAAAAATATTCTCTTTTGTAAAAACATTCAGCTGCTGGCCAGAAGCTTTTTCAATCACTTTTCCTAATAGAATCATGCCTAAATCACTATATAATGCTGTGGTTCCTGGTGTATTGACTAGGTTTGTATCCAATATCTCTTTCATGACATCTCTCTGCGTATTTCGATCATGAAAAGGAAGATCAGCAGGAAGTCCTGATATATGCTGTAATAAATGGTTGATGGTTATATCTTTATTTTTGAATGCTGGTAAAAAAGAATGAATAGAGCTCTCTAATTCTATCTCTTTCTTAGAAGCCAGCAATAATATTGATGGAAGCGTTGCCATTACTTTCGTTAAGGACGCAACATCAAAAATCGTATCTTGATTGATTAACTGCTTTTGATTATTTTTATCTAAAAATGACCCAAACGATTGAAAAAATTTCGTTTCTTTATTCTTAGAAATATACAGAACTGCGCCAGGAATATGCCTATCTTCAACAAGTTGATGCAAGTAATTTCTAACCATTTTGTTTAGATATCCGCACGGCTTTACGGGTTCTTTCCAATGCACGGATATTCCGATCTTGATTTGATTTCGTCACGCCTAGAAATAAAATATCTATGACATTTAACTGGGCAATTCGCGAGCTCGTAGCCCCACTTCGAACATTTCTTTCTAAAGATGTCGTATTTAGCTTTACATCCGCCAAGGAAGATAGAGGATTATCCCCTGATTTGGTCAAGGTAATAATACTTGCACCATTTTCCTTTGCCACCTTAACTGATTCAATTACATCTTTTGTTTGACCACTATAGGAGATGCCAAAAGCAACATCCTGCTCGGAAAGGTTTGCAGAAACCGTCAATTGTGTATCCCCATCAAAAGCAGCCTCACACCAACGGTTAATACGGGTTAATTTTTGTTTAAAATCCTGCGCTATGATCGCTGAAGCACCAATTCCATACACAGCCACCTGTCGAGCATTCGAAATAAGCAAAACCGCTTTTTCCAGATCTTCCTCTGAAAGGACAAGAAGTGTATTTTGGATTGATTGTATATTGTTTTGCGAGACAGACTGAATAAAGGATTTCATCGAATCATCGCTTGGAATATCATCATACAAGCTATTTGTATTTTCAGATTTTGCCAGTTCATAAGCTATTCTTAACTTCAGCTCTTGAAAGCCCTTACATTTTAACGACTTTGATAATCGTATAATAGTAGCCTCACTTACCTTTGCTTTTTCTGCTAATTTCTGAACAGATAGATTTACCACTTTATCAGGATATTTTAGGATATATTCTGCTGCTTTTTTCTCTGTTGGTTTAAAGGTATGAATGCTTTCCTCGATAAAGTTAATTTCAGTGCTCATAAAAACATCACCATTCTCTGAAATTTCTTAATTCACATTATATAAAATAAAATTTCAAAAAACAATAATATTATGAAACTTTATTTCAACAAAAAATGCACTTTAGTAGGTTGATATATTCCATTTAAGTCGAAAAAACAGGGGGTTTTTGAGTTTTGTGAAGGTAAACTGATTTTTCTTTGGAGTGGGAGAAGTAATACTTCTCTTTGATGACCGCTTGCCGCCTTTTCTGGGTTCGTGGCTTCTTTCCGCCTTAATGTGGACACAGGGCTTCGCTTTTTCCCGTTTCGTGCCTTCTTCCCGCCTCAATGTGGACACAGGGCTTCGCTTTTTCCTGTTTCGTGGCTTCTTTCCGCCTCAATGTGGACACAGAGCTTCGCTTTTTCCTATTTCGTGGCTTCTTTCCACCTCAATGTGGACACAGAGCTTCGCTTTTTCCTATTTCGTGGCTTCTTTCCGCCTCAATGTGGACACAGAGCTTCGCTTTTTCCTATTTCGTGGCTTCTTTCCGCCTCAATGTGGACACGGGGGTGCACTTTTTGCAGTTCAGTGACTTCTTTCAGCTCCTTAGGATAGAAAATCACATTTTATACGATTTCATGCCTACAATAAGAACAATCAAGACTACTTGTACATTTGTATAGTTACTATTAACTAATCAGGTTTAGCTTGAAAGAAAATATAAAAAGATGGTCTACCAAATCCTATAAGATTAAGGTTCTGCGAAAGAATTCTTTGAAGTGTTCTCTTCGTCCTAATTCCTTTACACCATTCGTAAATCGTATTAGTAGTGATTTTTTTATCGGGAAAAAGCATACTAAATTCCCTCACACTTCGTAAAATTGCAGCTGGGACATCTTCTTTATTACCACACTTTTTACATTCCAATATTTCTTCTTTCGCGTCGATATCATCCATTAATGTGTTGCAGCCACCACAGCTAATCCCCTTTTCAAGCTGGTCATAGCAATAATCTGGCAGCCGTGTATAAGGTGAGTCTTTTAATTTAATAGAGACTAAATGTTTTGCGAGTTTTTGGTGTCTATCTTTTAAGTTAGTTGATTTCTTGTTTAATTTGTCCATAAAGCGGTTTAACTGTGATGGGAAAATAATTGAAGGATTTAGGGGAGCCTGATACAAGAAGAACTCGGGGTTAATAAAAATAAGATTAGCTTCGACCGATATTTTATATCCAAAATCTTGAAGTAATCGTCGGAATAAGGACTCACTTCGCTTAAGCTGAAGTAACGGATTTTTTATCTCATTTCCCGATAATGTGCACCACCTATCGCCATCCCTATAAAAATCACCTTCATAGTTTTTTATTTCTAAAAGGTAAACCACATCTGAAGTGATTAGCAATGAATCAATTTGGAAAATGGTATTATTGCTTTCTAGCAATAAATCATTTAGAATCAATCCTTCATTTGAAAAATTCGTCTCAAACCATTTATCAAACTGCTGCTCCCCTTTAAATCCCTTTTCTAAGTTCAAAAAATTACTTCTTTCCTTTTCTGATAAACTCATTCGTATACTTAATGATCTCAAAAGCATTAATTCTGCTGATTCAGAGCGCGTTTTTATGATCATATTACACTTCCCCTCTAACTTATTTCTCTCACTGACTATCAACTATTCTTCAATAGGAACTAAAAAGTCTATCCCTCCATATTTTTTGATCATCTTCTCCGTGTACTCCTCAAAGGACAAATGAAAATTGTCTGAGGGATTGCCGAATTGTATCGTAAATCTCCCACCTTTAAAGGTAGCTAAAAAGCTTTTCTCTTGATCAATTTCGTCCGCTGTAAATTCAGTTTTGTATTTTTCTATTTCAGCAGCAGTGATTTCAACTGAGGACTTTTTACTGCATACAAAATAGATGCCATAGCATCATCTCCTTTACATAATAGAAAAAAATGTCGAATATTAATTTTTTTATGAATGAAAAAGCGTGAATCCTGAGCGAATTGAAGTGATTTCAAACAGAGGGAGTTAACCAATCCAAGGATAAGAACGATTTTATTAAATGAAGAGGTTACTTATGAAGATTGCATTACAATGGTTGATTTTTTAAGAGTGGGGTTTGAAAATTGTAAAAAAGTGGGGGACATTTGCCTTAATTTTAATTCTATTTACAAAATTGTCAAGCCGAAACCTTTAGCAGGAATTATTGGTAATAAACCAATTCCAGTTAAAGTAGTCTAGTTACAATGCGCAAAAAGAGCCAATCCATTTCTAAGATTGACTCTAAACAAGTTCATTCACTTAAAGGCATTTCAAAGATTTTCCGAATATCCTCTTCCGTTAGAGCAGGTCCGTTAGTATTTGAATCAATGATCTCTTCAATTAAATCTCGCTTTTTCTCTTGCAGCTCGTTCATTTTTTCTTCAATCGTCCCTCGTGCGACAAGCTTGATGACCTGGACAATCTTTGTTTGCCCAATACGGTGGGCACGGTCGGCCGCTTGCTCCTCCACTGCAGGATTCCACCAAAGGTCATACAGAATCACGGTGTCGGCGCCCGTTAGATTGAGTCCTGTTCCGCCTGCTTTCAAGGAGATGAGAAATAGATTGCGTTCGCCTGCATTAAATCGATTGGTGATTTTTACTCTTTCTTCTGAAGGTGTTTGGCCGTCTAAGTAGAAGAAAGGAAGCCTTTGATGCGCTAATTCTCTCCCGATGATTTGAAGCATTTTTGTAAACTGTGAAAAAATCAGTACCCTTCTGCCAGAATGCATGGATTCCTCGATTATTTTCATCAGCTGTTCAAATTTCGCTGAGCTGCCTTTATAGCCATCTACAAATAGAGCGGGATGACAGCAAATCTGACGTAGCCGGGTCAACCCTGCAAGGATTCTTATGCGATTTTTCCGTATGGTTTCCTTGTCGAGATGCTTCAATGTTTCGTGCCGCAGCTTTGCCAAATAGGCAGCATACAGCTTTTTCTGCTCAGGAAGCAGCTCCACCGAATCGACCATCTCAATTTTTTCAGGAAGCTCCGCTAGGACATCTTCTTTTAATCTCCGAAGTAAAAACGGACGAATCCTTTTTGAAATGGTCCCCCTTGTAAGATGGCTGTATTCCTTTAACCCCATGAATAACTCAGGAAACACAACGTGAAAAATGGACCACAGTTCCTCCAACGAATTTTCTACTGGTGTGCCAGTAAGAGCAAAGCGATGATCAGCCTGAATCCTCTTTACCGCTCTTGCGGTTTGTGTAATAGGATTTTTAAAGGCCTGTGCTTCATCAAAAAACACGGTGTGAAAAATTTGTTTTTCATACCACTTGATATCCCTTCGTAACAACGGATAGGATGTAATGACGACGTCTATATCCGAAACATTCTTTTGTAGATTCACTCTCTCTGTTTTATGGCCATCGATCACAACAGCTTGTACATCTGGGGCAAACTTCATGAATTCACTAAGCCAGTTATAGATCAAGGAGGATGGACAAGCAATCAGGACAGGCTGCTTCTTTTTTCGAATATTAGATAGCTCTGATAGAATAAATGTAATGCTCTGCAGCGTTTTTCCAAGTCCCATATCGTCTGCGAGAATGCCTCCGAATTGAAAGCTTGCGAGTGTCTTCATCCATTTATAGCCATGTTTTTGATAGTCGCGCAATATCGGTTCTACACTCTTTGGCACTTCGATTTTTAAGCTGTCTGGATTGAGGATATTTTCCAAGAACTGATGAAATGATTCTTCTAATGTAAATACACTGCTTTCGTCGGCAGAATCAAGAAGGCGAAGTCCCTGAACAATCGGCATATTCAAGCCGCTTTCTAAATCCTCATTCTGAGTCGGAATGGCATGAAGGAAACGTTGAATTTCTTCAAATTCTCTTGCCTCCAGCGAGAGCAGTGAACCGTCCCGCAGCCGATAATATTTCCGTTTTTCCTCAAGAGCCATTAAAACTTCACGTATCTGCTTCTCAGGAATGCCATCCATTTCAAATTTGAATTCCAGCCAATTCGTCCGTTCCTTCTTGACCTTCACGCGAATCTGAGGACGGGTATTCTCTCGAAAAATTCGATTTCTTACTGCTGTCGTTGCATAGATTTGTACAAGCTTCTGCAGCTTTGGAACAACATGGTACAAAAACTCATACTCCAGTTCTTCATTATGCAAAAAATAGCCGCCCTCTGTTTTAGCAAATGAGCTATCCTCCATAAGCTGCAGGATTGTATTCTCCTTTGCTTCATCCCTTATTAACGCTGCTTCTTTCTGGATATTCCGGTCCTCTAGTGGATTTATGACAATATTTTCATAGTGAAACTCCAATCCAGCAAGCAGGCGATTTTTTACACGGTCCAAATATAGCTTGACTATCAGCGGAATCTGCATAAGCTGATTCGTTATAGATGGAGAGATTTGGACTTCGCCAAGTCTCCTCAAACCTGGTACCACTTTTTCCATAAAAAATTCGAGTTGCTCCTTGAGGATCGGAATTTGATTCGTTCCGGAAAGCTCTAGCATTTGCTTTAGTTCCGATAGACGCACGCAGTCCTCCTTTTCTAGCCGGATTAATTTCCCCCTAGATAAAACAGACTGATAGGAATTCAATACGAGTAATCGATGAAGTCCATTAATTTTTAGTTGATAATTGCCTCTCTCCGTCTTTGTAAAAGAAAAATGTAAAGGAGGCAATTCTTCCGATAAGAGAATCCCTTCATATGTTTCTCCGTCATATTCTAGCTTTACCAATGGGGCTTTTACTAGCAACGGCAAGAGCCTTTCCCAGGAAGAAGGTGGAATGAGCAGCATACGATTACTGCAGTCGAATTGATCCTGGAGTGAGTCAACAAACACTTCCTCATCATGAACGACTTGGATGAGCTGCTGAATAACAGCATCGGTTTCCATTTGAAAGCAGTGAAGGCTTGAATCGTAAGTTAGTGATTGGGAGATTAAGCTCGGATTTCCTCCTTTTATTTGCTCAAGGAAATCACGGATAGGCTGCACATGGGTCGAACCAATCTTCATTTCAATCCCGAACATGAATTGCCCTTTTCCAATCGAGACGGGTTTACACGTAAATTCCACATCAAGCACTTTCCTGTTTTCAAAATGATGCTGATGACTGCTTGAACGGATAGGCTGATGATTGAAAAGAGACAGAAGCCCTTCTGTCAACGCTTGATTTGTTGTAGAGTCAGACGAAAATTCTCTTTGAACTATAGGAGCTGTATCTTGTTGTTGATGCTCATAAATCGCCAGTAAAGCGGCGGCAATATGCTGACAATCCGTTTTAACAGAGGCGAGCGTAGGACAGCTGCAAGCAGTAAGGAGACTGCCGTTCTCATCCTTTTCAATTGTGACATAAAAAGCTTCCATTCCTCTAACTGTCGCCTCACACCGGGCAGGACTGTAATATTCTAATATAACTTTATTAGCGCGATAAAAAGAGTCCCCTCTTTTGAAGGAGACTGTGCCACACATTTCTTTAATGATTTTATGATTTATTTCAGCATTCAATGGACTAGCTCCTTCCTAGGGACATCTCCCTTGTGCTTAGGAAAAAATGAATTAGTATGACTGTCCGTTAATCTGCAATAAATATTGTTATCACGATTGTATCATACACGCAAATGGCTTTTCACTCATCAGGGATGGGGTTTTCACTCCTAACTAATTTAATAATGTGAAACTTCCATCAGTGGGGGGGTTCTTTCATCCCCACTGATGGTTAGTTGCGGCCCACAGGAAGTGGGTCACGCAGACGTTGCCACACGATGTGGCGCTTTTAGTCTGTGTTCATTTTACGGAACTTTACGGGCAGTTGATCCCCACTTAGGTTTCTTTGATTCTCTCGCAAACTTGAAGTAGGGTCTTACTGCCCGTTAATCTGCGATAAAGCAGAAAATTAGTTATAAGAAGATTAGAGGATTATTATATATTCATGAAGAAAATCTAATAAACTATATTTATAAAATGATTATGAAGGAGATGATGACTTTGAAAAAATATGTACTGCCATTGCTCATTTTGATTATGGGCTTACTTTATATTTTTATTATTCCGTCTGAGCCGGTTTCCATTAAGATCCTTTTTAAGTTAATCCCGATGTGGTTAATTATCTTCTATGCATTCCGACAATTTCCCACTCAAGCAAAGAGTACTCATTGGATTCTATTTTTAGGCTTGATATTCTGTATGTTTGGCGACTTCTTGATTCAGTGGTGGTTTGTCTATGGTTTAGCTGCTTTTCTTATTGGTCACCTCTTTTATTTGACTGGATTTTTCAAGAACTGGAGCTTTTCTATCATTCGGTTTGCAATGATTATACCAATCGCTGTTTACGCGTTTATTTTTAGTAAAAGATTGTTAGCCTCAATCATTCAAGATGGTAATAGCGAATTATTTTTTCCTGTCCTTGCTTATGTGATCATTATTTCTTTAATGGCTTGGTCTGCTATTATGACTGGTGATAAATGGGCCATGATAGGCAGTATTTTGTTTGTAATATCTGATTCCATATTATCATGGAACATGTTCGTATCCGATATTCCGTACTCAAATGCACTTATTATGTCCACATATTACACGGCTCAGTTTTTTATCGCCTCTAGCATTCGAACACTTTCGAGCAAAGACACACTATCTTCTACTAAATATGGAGTAGTTAAAAGCTGATAAACAAAGAGGGCCATTTTTACTCCCGTCTATACGAAAAATAACTAGAGGCAGGTTCCTAAGGATACCTGCCTCTTTTCTACTTTTTTCCCTGCTGGGCAGCGATTAGCTTTAATACTTCGTCTTTTCCAGGTGCAGCTTGAATGGCTCCTTTAACTGTAGCAGTCAAAGCCCCACTAGCATTGGCAAAGGTAAGTAAGCGCTGATGATTTTCTTTGATCTTTTGACATAGATTATGGATTGTTATATTAAGTGACAGTAATTCTGATAAAAATCCACCGATAAAGGCATCGCCTGCACCTGTTGTATCCGCAACACTTACTGTAAATCCTTTATCTTCATATTTTTCGCCGTTTTTGAAGAAAATAATGGCCCCCTCACTCCCCTTTGTATAGATAACGATTTTGACATGGCCAACAAAAAGAGATTGGATGGCTTCATTTTCATTCTCGATTTCTGTTATGAAGGTTAATTCAGCATCAGACACTTTCACAATATCAGCTAGTGGCAAGAATTGGTGTATGGCTAGTCTGCAACTTTCTGCATCGGGCCATAAAGGAAGCCGCACATTCGGATCGAAGCTTACGATTCCACCTATGTTCCGAAAATCATCAATTACTTTTTTATGGGTGTGTTTCATTGGACTTTCAATTAAATCCACTGAGCAAAAATGAAGAAAATCCCCTTCCTGAAACGACTTTGAACTCACCTCATCCGCTGAAAGCAACAAATCGGCAGCATTTTTTCGATAAAAATGAAAGGTTCTTTCTCCAAATTGATCGACAGAAACAAAGGCTAAACCCGTTTCACCCTCATCACTTCGGATAATTTGCGAAGTGTCTACATTGCTTTCTTTAAGCACATCGATTAAATAATCCCCAAAATGATCATTCGCTATTTTTGTCAGCATCACCGATTTGCCGCCATATTTTGCAATCGCAATGGCGACATTCATCGGCGCTCCGCCAGCCACACGCTCAAAACCATCCACTTCTTTCAATGATTTTCCCTTTTGAACAGGGATGAAATCGATTAATGCTTCTCCTATGCAAAAAGCCCTTTTCAATGCGTTCACCTCAAATCTTGGAACAAGTATCTTCATATATTGCCAATATATCAAAATAGAGATCTTCAGCATTCACATTCCGAAAACCAATCTATATCCTTTTTAATACCAATTTGAAGAATATTCCTTTACATATGCCGATTCACGGTATTGTTTTTATCCGAAGGAATTCTAGCTTTTCGAAAGCCCTGATACGTATCTAATGCAGCAAAGAAAACGAATATGATCATGACACCCAACATAATCTTGCTTTTCAGGTCGAATGAGAAACTAAATAATTCATTCAAATATTCAATAAATGTTGGATTCAGCAAATTTGTATCGCTGAACATGACAATGATAGCAATGGACGAAACGATATGAACAATCGCATTGAGCCATGCGACCCTTATTGTCCATTGTGCA from Cytobacillus dafuensis encodes:
- a CDS encoding carbohydrate ABC transporter permease gives rise to the protein MKHTIWTRPIYYIIAFLFASISLYPIILMILSSFKPSAEIFMSPLAFPKSFSLDTYRNLLDQIPFMTYFYNSVFVSVVSVLLILITTSLAAFYIARYTFWWNNIMFFFFLMGMMIPIKLGIVPLFLLMKDLGLTNSLWSLIMMYTAQGIPLSILILTGFFRTMPAELEEAARIDGASDLRILWNVVLPLMRPALGTVMIINFISAWNDFFFPLIFISDEMKKTIPVGMMKLFGEYSADWGALFAGLTLSSLPMIILFFIASKQFMEGLTAGAVK
- a CDS encoding carbohydrate ABC transporter permease, which gives rise to MQTELNTETIKQIKQRKWKRWNIHLFPIPALVIYGLFIVYPLLAALSYSFFDWKGIKRGAFIGFDNYKDLFTLEPFSSMFWKAFSHNVLYFVVQMVVQNGLAFLLAFIIYQKIRGAEFFKIAYFLPRLLSVIVVGFLWKLIFNPNFGALNVLLGKFGLESLQEAWLGNPKTALMAIILVNCWFGLGFSVLIFLAGFQSIPKELIEAARLDGANGLKMLTKILLPLMVPSIMIITVLTFIQSFEAFELVYAMQGSQGEPYRSTDTLAVYFYRLAFGGSSGDSTAIGLGSALAVVLFIFISTFTAILLKMMKKKEIEM
- a CDS encoding ABC transporter substrate-binding protein, which encodes MKKARKIWLFGLFSFLLIFASACSKDTGSSEKPEKTDEGTKEKVTLSIGSWRTEDTAGYAKVIEAFNKQYPDIKVEFKPSKNTEYNTILNTALQSGEGPDIFHLRPYAPGIALADAGYIEPLDGLEGLDAFPETALAASKGSDGKQYGVPLNMSTTQMFYNKKIFSGLGLEVPKTWDEFIALNEKIKKEGIIPIALGTKEGWLLSAAHGIIGPAHYGGNDFVEKITNGETDFKSAEFVNSIKAMDELKAYFPDNYEGLGMEDIRTLFFTGKAAMFPMGSWEIEVLRKMNPDLELGFFPMPSAVGKDATITAWADGSFAVNANSKHKEEAKKFLQFLTTKEFGELFTKEFKMISANPEVKSDDELVNSLSEAVTKISTPYMMVVYFAGGNPTSKATLELELQGMYLGQQTPEGVAGKVQENAETWFKPFQ
- a CDS encoding serine hydrolase domain-containing protein; protein product: MVRNYLHQLVEDRHIPGAVLYISKNKETKFFQSFGSFLDKNNQKQLINQDTIFDVASLTKVMATLPSILLLASKKEIELESSIHSFLPAFKNKDITINHLLQHISGLPADLPFHDRNTQRDVMKEILDTNLVNTPGTTALYSDLGMILLGKVIEKASGQQLNVFTKENIFEPWGLYDTTFLLPDEKKQLAASTEWYKDYYIQGDVHDEKAFQLSGVSGSAGVFSTAKDVAIFASKWLYPVEQDLIPQDFLREAATHRQNNRGLGFEVWSGAGDSLSIGELWPIGSFGHTGFTGTSVWMSPSEKLAVVFLTNAVHFGRETAIKKIRKQLHSFIYSAYIANPL
- a CDS encoding MurR/RpiR family transcriptional regulator produces the protein MSTEINFIEESIHTFKPTEKKAAEYILKYPDKVVNLSVQKLAEKAKVSEATIIRLSKSLKCKGFQELKLRIAYELAKSENTNSLYDDIPSDDSMKSFIQSVSQNNIQSIQNTLLVLSEEDLEKAVLLISNARQVAVYGIGASAIIAQDFKQKLTRINRWCEAAFDGDTQLTVSANLSEQDVAFGISYSGQTKDVIESVKVAKENGASIITLTKSGDNPLSSLADVKLNTTSLERNVRSGATSSRIAQLNVIDILFLGVTKSNQDRNIRALERTRKAVRISKQNG
- a CDS encoding nuclease-related domain-containing protein, translating into MIIKTRSESAELMLLRSLSIRMSLSEKERSNFLNLEKGFKGEQQFDKWFETNFSNEGLILNDLLLESNNTIFQIDSLLITSDVVYLLEIKNYEGDFYRDGDRWCTLSGNEIKNPLLQLKRSESLFRRLLQDFGYKISVEANLIFINPEFFLYQAPLNPSIIFPSQLNRFMDKLNKKSTNLKDRHQKLAKHLVSIKLKDSPYTRLPDYCYDQLEKGISCGGCNTLMDDIDAKEEILECKKCGNKEDVPAAILRSVREFSMLFPDKKITTNTIYEWCKGIRTKRTLQRILSQNLNLIGFGRPSFYIFFQAKPD